A single region of the Winslowiella toletana genome encodes:
- a CDS encoding Lrp/AsnC family transcriptional regulator → MTSIDDFDLKILTLLQTNGRLTNQELSDLVGLSASQCSRRRINLEQANLILGYHARLSPDAVGLGMIGLIEVRLINHTAEYVESFHRMVAEQPAIVDAYKTTGDADYLLKVAVADLAGLSSLISQLVAGHQSVSHVKTSVVLNRLKENGLMMLPESSVRQNGA, encoded by the coding sequence ATGACCAGCATTGACGATTTTGATCTTAAAATACTGACTTTACTGCAAACCAATGGCCGTCTGACCAATCAGGAATTGAGTGATTTAGTCGGCCTTTCGGCATCACAATGCTCGCGTCGCCGTATCAATCTTGAACAAGCGAATCTGATTCTCGGCTATCACGCGCGGCTCTCGCCCGATGCGGTAGGCCTTGGCATGATTGGTCTTATCGAAGTGCGCCTGATCAATCACACCGCAGAATATGTTGAGAGTTTTCATCGGATGGTGGCGGAGCAACCCGCGATTGTCGACGCCTATAAAACCACCGGCGATGCCGATTATTTATTAAAGGTCGCGGTTGCCGATCTGGCAGGTTTAAGCTCGCTAATCAGTCAGTTAGTTGCCGGGCATCAAAGTGTGTCGCACGTTAAAACATCGGTTGTGCTTAATCGGTTGAAAGAGAATGGCCTGATGATGTTGCCGGAAAGCAGCGTGCGCCAAAATGGTGCGTGA
- a CDS encoding YitT family protein translates to MNNTAPSFAPIEKIPHTRVEDGLAILIGTLMVSFGVVMLKQAGALTGSTAGIAFLISYLTHSSFGLAFFVINLPFYWLAVRRMGWAFTVKTFCAVGLVSLFTHLHPLFVHFESLNPFYATLFGNLIMGIGFIVLFRHKASLGGVNILALWLQDRFGIRAGKLQMAVDTCVVLASLFVVSLPMLAASICGAVILNLIIAMNHRPGRYDV, encoded by the coding sequence ATGAATAATACTGCTCCCTCCTTTGCACCAATTGAAAAAATTCCACACACCCGGGTTGAAGATGGTCTGGCGATACTGATTGGCACACTGATGGTCTCATTCGGCGTGGTGATGCTGAAACAGGCCGGAGCCTTGACCGGCAGCACCGCCGGCATCGCTTTTCTGATTAGCTATCTGACACACTCTTCATTTGGTCTGGCATTCTTTGTGATTAATTTGCCGTTTTACTGGCTGGCAGTACGCCGTATGGGCTGGGCATTTACCGTAAAAACCTTCTGCGCGGTGGGCCTGGTCTCGCTGTTTACCCACTTGCATCCGCTTTTTGTCCATTTTGAGTCACTGAATCCATTTTATGCGACACTGTTCGGTAACCTGATAATGGGAATTGGGTTTATAGTGTTGTTTCGCCATAAAGCCAGCCTTGGCGGCGTCAATATTCTGGCGCTGTGGTTACAAGACCGCTTTGGTATTCGTGCCGGTAAACTGCAAATGGCAGTCGATACCTGCGTGGTGCTGGCATCACTGTTCGTGGTGTCGTTACCGATGCTGGCGGCATCGATTTGTGGCGCGGTGATCCTCAATCTGATCATCGCCATGAACCATCGTCCCGGACGTTACGACGTCTGA